In Rhodothermales bacterium, the sequence ATGAAGCCTTCGGCGTCAAGCGCGGCTACATGACCACCGTACACGGCTATACGGCCGATCAGGTGCTGCAGGACTCCCCGCACAGCGACCTCCGCCGCGCCCGCGCCGCCGCCCTGAGCATCGTCCCGACGACGACGGGCGCCGCCCGCGCCGTCGGTCTCGTGCTGCCCCACCTGAAGGGCAAGCTCGACGGCTTCGCACTCCGCGTCCCGGTGCCCGACGGGTCCGTGACGGACTTCGTCGCCGAACTGGGCAAGGAAACGACGGTTGACGAAATCAACGCCGCCTTCAAGAAGGCCGCCGAAGGCAGCCTCAAGGGCATCCTGGAATATTGCACGGACCCGATCGTCTCGACCGATATCGTTGGCAACCCGCACTCCTGCATCTTCGACGCCGAGTTGACGATGGCCCAGGGCAACATGATCAAGGTCGTGGGTTTCTACGACAACGAATGGGGCTACGCGAACCGCACCGTCGATCTCGCCGCGAAGCTCATGTCGTTCTAAAGCGCCGGCCGCGTCGCGATTCGACGCACACATCACAGTAAAAGAGCGGAGTAGGCACGATGCTCCGCTCTTTTTTTATTTATTGTACCTTTGCCTCCATTCCGGACGGTACGCGTGGCCTGAACGGGGAGACACGCTATTCGTTTGGGGAGACACGATGTATCGTGTCTCTACGGGCGGTTAACGTCAAAACGTGCAACGCGTACCGTAAACATCATTCCCTGTTGAACGAGGGGTCACTACAATGCCTATTGTATCAGTATCCGATATCGACCTGACGGGCAAACGCGCGCTGATTCGGGTCGACTTCAACGTCCCGCTCCGCGAGGACGAAACCGGCCGGCGCCACGTGTCGGACGATACGCGCATCCGCGCGGCCATTCCCACCATCAAAAAGGTGATCGAGAGCAAGGGGAAGGCGATCCTGATGAGCCACCTCGGCCGGCCCAAGGGGGCTCCAGATCCCAAATACAGCCTCGCCCCGGTAGCGGAGCACCTGGAGCACCTGCTCGGCTCGCCCGTCCGCTTCGCCTCGCATCTGACGGGTGGGGCGATCAAGGAAGCCATCGAGCGGATGCCCGCCGGCGGCGTAATCCTCCTGGAAAACACCCGGTTTTACCCCGGCGAGACCAAAAACGACCCTGCCCTCTCGGCCGAACTCGCCGAGCTGGCGGATGTCTATATCAACGACGCGTTCGGCTCGGCCCACCGCGCGCACGCCTCTACCGAAGGCGTCGCCCGGCTGGTGCCACAGGCCGTCATGGGGCTCCTCCTCGAACGCGAAATCTCGTACCTGGGCCGCGTCCTCGACACGCCCGACCATCCGTTTGTGGCGGTCCTCGGCGGCGCCAAGGTGTCGGATAAGATCGGCGTCATCGAGTCGCTCCTGAAAAAAGTCGACTACCTGCTCATCGGCGGCGCGATGACCTATACCTTCCTCAAGGCGCGGGGCGTCGCGATCGGCAAGTCGCTCTATGAAGAGGATAAACTCGAGGAAGCCCGCAAGCTCCTTCGCGAGGCCGGCGATCGTATCGTGCTGCCCTCCGACCATCTCGTGGCCGCCGAGTTCAAGAACGAGGCCGCGCACCATGTCGCGATCGGCGCCATCGACGGCGACTTTATGGGGATGGATATCGGGCCGGCGACGGTGCAGTCCTACCGCGACCTCCTGCTTAAGGCACGCACGGTCGTCTGGAACGGGCCGATGGGCGTGTTCGAGATGCCTAACTTCGCGCGGGGCACACTCGCCATCGCCGAGACGCTCGCCGAAGCCACCGAAAAAGGCGCACTGACCGTCGTCGGCGGCGGCGACTCGGTGGCAGCCATCACGCAAATGGGCTTCGAGGACCGCGTCAGCCACGTATCGACCGGCGGCGGCGCCATGCTCGAATTTCTCGAAGGCATCACGCTGCCCGGCGTTGCGGTGCTGAACACCAAACCCTGACGGCCGCGTCGTTCCCATGCCGGCACCCGAACCGATCCGCATCGAAGGCCTCACCAAAACCTACCGCACGGCGCTCTCACGCCGCTCCGTGCGCGCCCTTGACGCGCTCACGCTGCAGGTAGGCCGCGGCGAGATCTTCGGCTTGCTGGGTCCTAATGGCGCCGGCAAGACAACGCTCATCAAGATCCTCCTGGGGGTGGTGCGGCCGTCCGCCGGCAGCGCCACCCTCTTCGATCTTCCGGTCCACCTCCCCCAAGCCCGACAATCGATCGGTTATCTCCCCGAAAACCACCGCTTCCCGGATGTCTTCACCGCCGAGAGCCTGCTCACCGTCTACGGACGTATGGGCGGCGTTTCGCCGGCTCTCCTCCGGGAACGCATCCCCCGGCTGCTGGCGCTGACGGGGATGACCGACTGGCGCAAGGCCCGCATCCGCACGTTTTCCAAGGGGATGATGCAGCGTCTCGGACTAGCCCAGGCCCTGCTCAACGACCCGCAGATCATCTTCCTGGACGAGCCGACCGACGGCGTGGACCCCATCGGCCGGCGGGAGATTCGGGATATCCTGTCGACGCTCAAGGGCGAAGGCAAAACCATCTTCCTGAACTCGCACCTCCTCTCGGAGGTCGAGCGCTTGTGCGACCGCATCGCCATCCTCAACAAAGGCTCGCTCGTGTACGAGGGTAACCTCGAAAACGTCGGCAAAGTGAGCGTCGCCTACGACATCACCTGCGCGCCGATCCCGGAGCCCTTGTTCGTGGAACTCGCGGCCAGGTTCGCGCTCACCGCTGGCGCGCCCGATCTCACCGGCCTGGCGCGGTACCATGTGGAAGATCTGCCGCTGGACCGACTCAACGAGTTGATCGACCGCCTCCGCGGCGCCGGCATCACCATTCAGGCCCTCCTCCCCCAGCGGCGCTCTCTCGAGGACGCGTTTATCCAGTTGCTGTCGGTCGAGGGTTCGATCGGAGGGGTCCGCGCATGATCGGCGTCTTTTTGTTGACCATCAAGGAGCTGATCGCGCGAAAGATCACGATCGGCCTGTTTATCGTCATCACCGTCATCTGGGGCGTGTTGTCGCTGGCCCTCCAGCTGGATATCATCGAGGGCTCGCTGGCCGGATTGCGTATCATGGGGCAGTCGACCCCGGTAACCAATCAATCCACCGACCCATCGACCGGAGAACAGATCGAGGACATCCTGTCGCTCGAGAAGGTGGTGTTCGAGGTCCAGCGCATCATCGCCGGCGTGTGTTACTGGTTGGGCATCCTGCTGGCCCTTTTCGCCACGGCCCCGATGATCTCCCATCTCCTGGAACGCGGGCGGGTCGATCTGCTGCTATCGAAGCCCATCCATCGGATAGGCATCCTCGGCGGCCATGTCGGCGGAGTGCTTGTTATCATGTGCGCGATGGCGATCTATCTTTTTTTGATGGTGTGGATCGTGATGTCGGTTAAATCGGGCATCTGGAATCCCTATTTCCTGGGCTCGCTGGTCATTGTTTGCGCCGTGTTCGCCACCATGTACAGCGTCGTGCTGCTGATCGGGGTGTGGATCCAGAATACAGCCATCTCGCTGCTGGTGAGTTACGGCCTCATCTTTTTGTCCCTCATTCTGTCGCTGCGCGATCAGTTGCTGCTTCAGCTACATCCTGCGGGACGGATCACGTTCGAGATCCTCTACCACATCCTGCCCAACTTCGCCGAGGTCACCATGATCGTGGTGCAACTCGCCGCCGGCGAGGACGTAACGGCCTGGTACCCGTTGATTTCCACGCTGCTATTTGGCGCCGTGGTGTACGGAGCGGCCGGTTACCTTTTCGTCCGGCGCGATTATTAACAGCCAGCGAGATCCTCATGATGTCCTTTCGCCTGAACCGCTTCTCCCCGCTTGCCCTGGCCCCTGCCCTGCTCCTCTCGGTAAGCCTATCCGCCTGTGATGCCGAGCTCCAGGATACGCCAGAATCCATGTCGCTCACGGCCCGCGGCGCCACCGAAGTCATGCCCGGCGATGTGCTGGCCATCGGGATGGTGGACCTCCAGTCGATCGCCGACAACCCACTCACAACGCCTTTCGGCGAAGCCGGCGTCTTTACCCGCCACCTGGAAGGCGAAGCCCGCGCCCGATTTGACGATTTTGTCTCTGTCACCGGTCTTGATCCCCAGGAGGATCTTTCGGAGGTCTATGCGGCCATTGAAGCAGAAGGCTCAAGCGAGCGCGTCAGCCTGGCCATATATGGCTCCTTCGATCGTGAAGCGACGGAGGCATACATCAACAGCCGGTTGGGTGATGCCCTTTCGCGTAGCGACTACGCCGGCGTGCCGGTGTATTCCAGCACCAACGACCGTGGCGGCATCGCTTTCGCGCTCGCAAGCGACGAGATGGTCGTGGCTTCTTCAAATGTAGAGGGCGTCTCCGCGATGATCGATCGCCTCCAGGGCAACGGGGAATCCGTCGCAGACAACGAA encodes:
- the gap gene encoding type I glyceraldehyde-3-phosphate dehydrogenase, which encodes MAIKIGINGFGRIGRLALRAILAAKPGTFNVVAINDLTDAKTLAHLFKYDSVHGIFKGEVKEKDGAIIVGSDSFKVYSERDPKNLPWGALNCDVVIESTGVFTARDKAALHLQAGAKKVIISAPAKGEVDATIVLGVNDHVLTGKEQVVSNASCTTNCLAPLVKVLDEAFGVKRGYMTTVHGYTADQVLQDSPHSDLRRARAAALSIVPTTTGAARAVGLVLPHLKGKLDGFALRVPVPDGSVTDFVAELGKETTVDEINAAFKKAAEGSLKGILEYCTDPIVSTDIVGNPHSCIFDAELTMAQGNMIKVVGFYDNEWGYANRTVDLAAKLMSF
- a CDS encoding phosphoglycerate kinase is translated as MPIVSVSDIDLTGKRALIRVDFNVPLREDETGRRHVSDDTRIRAAIPTIKKVIESKGKAILMSHLGRPKGAPDPKYSLAPVAEHLEHLLGSPVRFASHLTGGAIKEAIERMPAGGVILLENTRFYPGETKNDPALSAELAELADVYINDAFGSAHRAHASTEGVARLVPQAVMGLLLEREISYLGRVLDTPDHPFVAVLGGAKVSDKIGVIESLLKKVDYLLIGGAMTYTFLKARGVAIGKSLYEEDKLEEARKLLREAGDRIVLPSDHLVAAEFKNEAAHHVAIGAIDGDFMGMDIGPATVQSYRDLLLKARTVVWNGPMGVFEMPNFARGTLAIAETLAEATEKGALTVVGGGDSVAAITQMGFEDRVSHVSTGGGAMLEFLEGITLPGVAVLNTKP
- a CDS encoding ABC transporter ATP-binding protein, whose product is MPAPEPIRIEGLTKTYRTALSRRSVRALDALTLQVGRGEIFGLLGPNGAGKTTLIKILLGVVRPSAGSATLFDLPVHLPQARQSIGYLPENHRFPDVFTAESLLTVYGRMGGVSPALLRERIPRLLALTGMTDWRKARIRTFSKGMMQRLGLAQALLNDPQIIFLDEPTDGVDPIGRREIRDILSTLKGEGKTIFLNSHLLSEVERLCDRIAILNKGSLVYEGNLENVGKVSVAYDITCAPIPEPLFVELAARFALTAGAPDLTGLARYHVEDLPLDRLNELIDRLRGAGITIQALLPQRRSLEDAFIQLLSVEGSIGGVRA
- a CDS encoding ABC transporter permease subunit, with translation MIGVFLLTIKELIARKITIGLFIVITVIWGVLSLALQLDIIEGSLAGLRIMGQSTPVTNQSTDPSTGEQIEDILSLEKVVFEVQRIIAGVCYWLGILLALFATAPMISHLLERGRVDLLLSKPIHRIGILGGHVGGVLVIMCAMAIYLFLMVWIVMSVKSGIWNPYFLGSLVIVCAVFATMYSVVLLIGVWIQNTAISLLVSYGLIFLSLILSLRDQLLLQLHPAGRITFEILYHILPNFAEVTMIVVQLAAGEDVTAWYPLISTLLFGAVVYGAAGYLFVRRDY